In Aquimarina spinulae, a single window of DNA contains:
- a CDS encoding 2-keto-4-pentenoate hydratase, translating into MKDKIYNSKALLYRSEMMAAYRKEVSLPYLSDFDVVLTSDEAYQIQKHLVQKVSENDTIVAYEAGMTSEGSQKKFGATQPLAAARFTSGLYFDTTEIKLSEFQNPILETEIGYRMKSKITKKVTLGTVKGLVKEIIPMIEIPDIKHPDMSRLTQKDMIATNGAGAVIIQGKPVNPDVNINEEIITLALGKEEISRGKGSDAMGDQWTSLVWLINKTLDQGYPITPEHILMTGTVGQIVPLTKGSYTALYGSLGTIEFTVV; encoded by the coding sequence ATGAAAGATAAAATCTACAACTCAAAAGCTCTATTATACAGGTCAGAAATGATGGCAGCATACAGGAAAGAGGTCTCACTACCATATCTGTCAGATTTTGATGTAGTATTAACTTCGGATGAAGCTTATCAGATTCAGAAACATTTGGTACAGAAAGTATCAGAAAATGATACTATAGTTGCTTACGAAGCTGGTATGACTTCTGAAGGTTCTCAGAAAAAATTTGGGGCAACTCAACCACTTGCAGCAGCACGATTTACTTCTGGACTTTATTTCGACACTACAGAAATTAAACTCTCTGAATTTCAAAATCCAATTCTCGAAACAGAAATCGGTTACCGAATGAAATCAAAAATCACAAAAAAAGTAACTTTAGGTACAGTAAAAGGATTGGTGAAAGAAATTATACCTATGATCGAAATCCCGGATATTAAACATCCAGATATGTCCAGGTTAACTCAAAAAGATATGATTGCTACTAATGGTGCAGGCGCTGTAATTATTCAAGGAAAACCAGTGAATCCAGATGTAAATATTAATGAAGAAATCATAACCCTAGCATTGGGTAAAGAAGAAATTAGCAGAGGAAAAGGAAGTGACGCTATGGGAGACCAATGGACATCACTAGTATGGTTAATCAATAAGACCTTGGATCAAGGATACCCAATTACGCCAGAACACATCCTTATGACTGGTACAGTTGGGCAAATAGTACCACTAACCAAAGGTTCTTATACTGCCCTATATGGATCCCTGGGAACGATTGAATTTACAGTGGTCTAG
- a CDS encoding ABC transporter permease has translation MNFSYYIAKRYLFSPGSSNAINIITIIAATGVVIGAMALFLVLSGFAGLKDFSLQFSSYFDPDLKVFPSGGKTFTFTDTQKEKLAKLEGVAHFSEIVEERVFLEFVGKQKMSYIKGVDANYHNVIHTDSILVFGDWLTDNDFQIVAGNGISRELNMGVEQTYTNLLSIYVPKPGKGIPSDPSKAFRSEKAVNIGVYSVNEELDKKYIFATTGLVRKLLKLPEDKVTHIELKLLPQANEEVVIKGLQQIFDHNVIVKNRMQLNDTLYKMLNTENLVSYLVITLIAIIALFNVAGAIIMMIIDKKSNVKTLYNVGASLPSIRKIFLFQGSLMTVLGTILGLLLGFILIVLQQQFGLLMITPSLPYPTRITVISFVVVFFTITIIGFIASLLASSRINQKLVN, from the coding sequence TTGAATTTTTCATACTACATCGCAAAGCGATACTTGTTTTCTCCTGGTAGTAGCAACGCCATTAATATTATTACAATTATTGCTGCAACTGGCGTGGTCATAGGAGCGATGGCATTATTTCTTGTGTTATCAGGATTTGCGGGGCTTAAGGATTTTAGCCTTCAATTTTCTTCATATTTTGATCCCGATCTTAAGGTTTTTCCGTCAGGCGGAAAGACATTTACATTCACCGATACTCAAAAAGAAAAGCTAGCTAAACTTGAAGGAGTTGCTCATTTTTCTGAAATAGTAGAAGAGCGTGTTTTCTTAGAGTTTGTGGGTAAACAAAAGATGTCCTATATCAAAGGGGTAGATGCTAATTATCACAATGTTATTCACACCGATAGTATACTGGTATTTGGGGATTGGTTAACCGATAATGATTTCCAGATCGTTGCGGGTAATGGAATTAGCAGAGAACTTAATATGGGAGTAGAGCAAACCTATACAAATCTGCTTAGTATTTATGTGCCAAAGCCAGGTAAAGGTATTCCCAGTGATCCTTCAAAAGCATTTAGATCAGAGAAAGCTGTAAATATTGGGGTGTATAGCGTAAATGAAGAACTTGATAAAAAATACATTTTTGCAACTACAGGATTAGTACGCAAATTGTTGAAATTACCAGAAGATAAAGTGACTCATATAGAGCTTAAACTATTACCACAAGCTAATGAAGAAGTGGTGATAAAAGGATTACAACAGATTTTTGATCATAATGTGATTGTAAAAAACAGAATGCAACTTAACGATACACTGTATAAGATGTTGAATACTGAAAACTTAGTATCCTATCTGGTGATTACGTTAATTGCTATTATTGCTTTGTTTAATGTTGCTGGAGCTATTATTATGATGATTATTGATAAGAAAAGCAATGTAAAAACGCTCTATAATGTAGGGGCTTCTCTGCCTAGTATTAGAAAAATATTTTTGTTTCAAGGTTCGCTTATGACCGTTTTGGGCACAATATTAGGTTTGTTATTAGGGTTTATACTTATCGTATTACAACAACAATTTGGATTATTAATGATTACCCCCTCATTACCGTATCCGACTCGTATTACTGTAATTAGCTTTGTTGTAGTCTTTTTTACGATTACTATTATCGGTTTTATAGCTTCTTTATTGGCCTCTAGCAGGATTAATCAGAAGTTAGTGAATTGA
- a CDS encoding RidA family protein, with translation MKTNEALNIPKSNGHYAMWVEHKGSLYLSGQLPIHPITKEVPAGIEAQTKLLLQNIELTLKKAGSSKNHIIRNEIFINDVAHWSTIDKVYADFFGDHKPARAVVGNAELHLGCLIEIITTAAII, from the coding sequence ATGAAGACAAATGAAGCATTAAACATACCCAAAAGTAATGGACACTATGCTATGTGGGTAGAACATAAAGGCTCCCTTTATTTAAGCGGGCAATTACCAATACATCCAATCACCAAAGAAGTACCTGCAGGTATCGAAGCACAAACAAAATTATTATTACAGAATATAGAACTCACGCTAAAAAAAGCCGGAAGCAGTAAAAATCATATCATTAGAAATGAGATTTTTATTAATGATGTTGCACATTGGTCAACAATAGATAAAGTATATGCTGATTTTTTTGGAGATCATAAACCCGCCAGAGCAGTAGTTGGTAATGCCGAATTACATCTCGGTTGCCTCATTGAAATCATAACAACAGCAGCAATAATCTAA
- the mce gene encoding methylmalonyl-CoA epimerase, with protein sequence MNKIEHLGIAVKDIEQANTLYEKLLGVAPYKQEAVESEAVITSFFKVGDSKIELLASTREDGPIGKFIAKKGEGIHHIAFDVDNIELELDRLEKEGFQLINKVPKPGADNKLVAFLHPKSTNGVLIELCQEKPIDQDITK encoded by the coding sequence ATCAATAAAATAGAACACCTGGGTATTGCAGTTAAAGATATTGAGCAAGCAAATACATTATACGAGAAACTTTTGGGAGTCGCTCCTTATAAGCAAGAAGCCGTAGAAAGCGAAGCTGTAATCACCTCTTTTTTTAAGGTGGGAGATAGTAAAATAGAATTACTGGCCAGTACCCGGGAGGATGGACCTATCGGAAAATTTATTGCCAAAAAGGGAGAAGGTATTCATCACATCGCTTTTGATGTCGATAATATCGAATTAGAACTGGATCGATTAGAAAAAGAAGGGTTTCAATTAATCAATAAGGTGCCTAAACCTGGCGCTGATAACAAATTAGTTGCTTTTCTACATCCTAAAAGCACAAATGGGGTCTTGATAGAGTTATGCCAGGAAAAACCTATTGATCAGGATATTACAAAATAA
- a CDS encoding DMT family transporter, with protein MTKIITFLFLILTMLFWAANFHVVKIALEFYSPVSVAALRFFFGVVSLFLLVYIRFGNSLFKLRFSAKEWWYMFLTSFFGIFLTIYFFNLGLKTTSAVNGSLIIATSPAITAVFTFLLQRKKVKLIQWIAIAISFFGVAIILVKGDFSKLAELQFEIGDVYIMGMAIVFSLSQVIVSKYLPHVDAVVMTTITSLMAFVLFAVFSLPEFITTDVPADISFWGSILFMGILGTGIAYTAFYFCVVKLGATTSTLFMNLIPFFAVLLAFPFGETLYAEQLIGGGVVIIGLLLFGFTKKKS; from the coding sequence ATGACTAAAATAATTACGTTTCTGTTTTTGATACTAACCATGCTTTTTTGGGCAGCTAATTTTCATGTGGTAAAAATAGCTTTAGAGTTTTATTCTCCCGTAAGTGTGGCTGCTTTGCGATTTTTCTTTGGAGTTGTCTCGTTGTTTCTTCTTGTGTATATAAGATTTGGGAACTCGTTATTCAAACTCAGATTTTCTGCAAAAGAATGGTGGTATATGTTTCTTACTTCCTTTTTCGGAATCTTTTTAACCATATACTTTTTTAATCTGGGATTAAAAACTACCAGTGCTGTAAATGGATCTCTTATTATTGCAACAAGCCCTGCAATTACTGCTGTTTTTACTTTTTTATTGCAAAGAAAAAAAGTGAAATTAATACAATGGATTGCTATTGCGATTAGTTTTTTTGGAGTGGCGATTATTTTGGTAAAAGGAGATTTTAGTAAACTGGCAGAATTGCAGTTCGAAATAGGGGATGTTTATATCATGGGTATGGCTATTGTATTCTCACTTTCTCAGGTCATTGTAAGTAAATACCTTCCTCATGTAGATGCTGTTGTGATGACCACGATTACCTCGCTCATGGCCTTTGTTTTGTTTGCGGTTTTCTCACTACCAGAATTTATAACAACCGATGTTCCTGCCGATATATCTTTTTGGGGTAGTATCTTATTTATGGGGATATTAGGAACCGGAATTGCATATACGGCATTTTATTTCTGTGTCGTTAAATTGGGAGCAACAACCTCGACATTGTTTATGAATCTTATTCCGTTTTTTGCGGTGTTACTTGCGTTTCCTTTTGGGGAAACATTATATGCCGAGCAGCTTATAGGAGGAGGAGTTGTAATTATTGGTCTATTATTATTTGGGTTTACTAAAAAGAAAAGCTAA
- a CDS encoding CGNR zinc finger domain-containing protein, with protein sequence MNNVEHIQNSLLDGGNLSLNFINTIKDRLVADPIDYLTGKEEWIAWLKRVDILENETSNFDEASFNLKEVIRKREFLHRVFQGLVFQREIKEKDLKCFDTLLQKIRRSTKIFVVDNKPQEHLEIDPNDLNSYILKIGKAAHELLMSEEIDRVKECGNCGWIYFDSSKNKCRKWCNMDTCGNEVKARKYYESKKNKV encoded by the coding sequence ATGAATAATGTAGAACATATACAAAACAGCCTTTTAGACGGAGGAAATCTATCTCTCAATTTTATCAATACGATTAAAGACAGGCTGGTTGCAGATCCTATAGACTACCTTACCGGGAAAGAGGAATGGATTGCCTGGTTAAAACGCGTTGATATTTTAGAAAATGAAACATCAAACTTTGATGAAGCTAGTTTTAATCTAAAGGAAGTTATAAGGAAAAGAGAATTTTTGCATCGTGTATTTCAAGGACTTGTTTTTCAAAGAGAAATCAAAGAAAAAGATCTTAAATGTTTTGATACACTCTTACAAAAAATCAGAAGATCCACTAAAATTTTTGTGGTAGACAATAAGCCTCAAGAACACTTGGAGATAGACCCAAATGATCTAAATAGCTATATCTTAAAAATTGGAAAAGCGGCTCATGAACTATTGATGTCTGAAGAAATAGATCGGGTAAAAGAATGTGGTAATTGCGGTTGGATTTACTTCGATTCGAGTAAAAACAAATGTAGAAAATGGTGCAATATGGATACTTGTGGTAACGAAGTAAAAGCCAGAAAATATTATGAAAGCAAAAAAAACAAAGTATAA
- a CDS encoding RidA family protein, which yields MKNRKNISSGSPWEDIVGYSRAVKAGNIIEVSGTTATGKDGDIIGIDDPYLQTKTIIETAKNVLEDMGYSLDNVIRTRIYTTDISQWEAIGKAHGEYFGTIKPTTAMVEIAKLINPDMLVEIEFTAIAD from the coding sequence ATGAAAAATAGAAAAAACATTTCGTCTGGTAGCCCCTGGGAAGATATTGTAGGATACTCCAGAGCTGTAAAAGCAGGGAATATCATCGAGGTTTCTGGTACTACCGCTACCGGTAAAGATGGTGATATTATTGGTATAGACGACCCTTATCTTCAGACCAAAACAATTATAGAAACTGCTAAAAATGTTTTGGAAGATATGGGATATAGTTTAGACAATGTGATACGAACAAGAATTTATACTACCGATATATCTCAATGGGAAGCTATAGGAAAAGCACATGGAGAATATTTTGGCACTATAAAGCCCACTACCGCAATGGTAGAAATAGCCAAACTAATTAATCCTGATATGTTGGTAGAAATAGAATTTACAGCCATAGCAGATTAA
- the rbfA gene encoding 30S ribosome-binding factor RbfA, producing METNRQKKIGGVLQRDVADVIQLALREAGVQGILVSVTKVSVTTDLSIAKVYMSVFPHQEGERVLKEVNQVKSQIKHQVAQRTKNQLRRMPELSYFIDDSLEYISNIEEAVKGKEDPINNPELLEKRKKK from the coding sequence ATGGAAACAAACAGACAGAAAAAAATTGGAGGAGTATTACAACGCGATGTAGCCGATGTGATACAACTTGCATTACGTGAAGCGGGAGTACAGGGGATTTTGGTTTCCGTTACCAAAGTAAGCGTAACTACAGATCTTTCTATTGCAAAAGTATATATGAGCGTCTTCCCACATCAGGAAGGAGAAAGAGTATTAAAAGAAGTAAACCAGGTAAAATCACAAATAAAACATCAGGTAGCACAACGTACTAAAAATCAGTTACGTCGTATGCCAGAATTATCCTATTTTATTGACGATTCTCTCGAGTATATTTCTAATATAGAAGAGGCTGTAAAGGGTAAAGAAGATCCTATAAATAATCCCGAACTTCTCGAAAAACGTAAAAAGAAGTAA
- a CDS encoding antibiotic biosynthesis monooxygenase, whose translation MNYKSSVITRKWHGKINAEDAEEYLRYLIESGVADYKSVDGILGVEILRRFEDDICHVWTVTKWKDYESIKTFAGEDYTKAKYYDRDKDFLLEFEEEVQHFETFVF comes from the coding sequence ATGAATTATAAATCAAGTGTAATTACAAGAAAATGGCATGGGAAAATTAATGCCGAAGATGCCGAGGAATATTTGCGATACTTAATAGAAAGTGGTGTTGCAGATTATAAATCTGTTGATGGAATACTAGGTGTAGAAATTTTAAGAAGATTTGAAGATGATATCTGCCATGTATGGACAGTGACCAAATGGAAAGATTATGAGAGTATTAAAACTTTTGCTGGAGAGGATTATACCAAAGCAAAATATTACGATAGAGATAAGGATTTTCTTCTGGAGTTCGAAGAAGAAGTACAGCATTTTGAGACCTTTGTTTTTTAA
- a CDS encoding MOSC domain-containing protein produces MTFAFINFDLNYNSENTGLLLLKIFVFYLETLSCAKCTVRTVNQETKEKGEELFKILSQYRLSERKIWFGRYFKLIDSKDFTIAIGDEISVT; encoded by the coding sequence TTGACATTTGCATTTATAAATTTTGACCTTAATTATAATTCTGAAAATACTGGCCTCTTGTTATTAAAAATATTTGTTTTTTATCTTGAAACTCTATCATGTGCTAAGTGTACAGTAAGAACAGTAAATCAAGAAACGAAAGAAAAAGGCGAAGAACTTTTTAAAATCTTATCACAATATCGATTATCAGAGCGAAAAATCTGGTTTGGAAGATATTTTAAGCTTATTGATAGCAAAGATTTTACCATTGCTATAGGAGATGAAATTAGTGTAACGTGA
- the dusB gene encoding tRNA dihydrouridine synthase DusB: MAKIGNIDVGEFPLLLAPMEDVSDPPFRALCKEQGADVVYTEFISSEGLIRDAAKSVMKLDIYEKERPVGIQIFGANLDSMLKSVEIVEASGPDIIDINFGCPVKKVVSKGAGAGILKDIDLMVSLTEAMVKHTKLPVTIKTRLGWDHNSIRIVEVAERLQDVGAKAISIHGRTRAQMYKGNADWKPIAEVKNNPRMHIPVFGNGDVDTPERAMEMRDQYGLDGAMIGRASIGYPWFFKEVKHFFKTGEHLPPPTIEERVNAARRHLQMAIDWKGEKLGVFETRRHYTNYFKGIPHFKEYRTKMVTSDLSQDVFAAFDEVQSTFSGFEFV; this comes from the coding sequence GTGGCCAAGATAGGAAACATAGATGTAGGAGAATTCCCATTGTTATTAGCCCCAATGGAAGATGTAAGTGATCCTCCTTTTCGTGCATTGTGCAAAGAGCAAGGTGCCGATGTAGTGTATACAGAATTTATTTCTAGTGAAGGGCTAATTCGTGATGCTGCCAAAAGTGTTATGAAACTTGATATTTATGAAAAGGAACGTCCGGTTGGTATTCAGATTTTTGGAGCCAACTTGGATTCAATGCTTAAATCTGTTGAGATTGTAGAAGCATCGGGCCCTGATATTATTGATATTAATTTTGGGTGCCCTGTAAAAAAAGTAGTAAGTAAAGGTGCAGGAGCAGGGATTCTTAAAGATATTGACCTCATGGTTTCTCTTACCGAAGCTATGGTTAAACACACCAAATTACCCGTTACTATAAAAACACGATTGGGTTGGGATCACAATTCTATCAGGATTGTAGAAGTTGCAGAACGGTTACAGGATGTAGGAGCCAAAGCCATTTCTATTCATGGTCGTACACGAGCACAGATGTATAAAGGTAATGCAGATTGGAAACCTATTGCCGAAGTAAAAAACAATCCGAGAATGCACATTCCTGTATTTGGTAATGGCGATGTAGATACTCCCGAGCGTGCTATGGAAATGAGAGATCAATACGGTCTTGATGGGGCCATGATTGGTCGTGCCAGTATTGGTTATCCCTGGTTTTTCAAAGAAGTAAAACACTTCTTTAAAACCGGCGAACATTTACCACCACCAACTATAGAAGAACGAGTAAATGCAGCTCGTAGACACTTACAAATGGCAATCGATTGGAAAGGTGAAAAACTAGGTGTTTTTGAAACCCGTAGACATTATACCAATTACTTTAAAGGAATACCTCATTTTAAAGAATACCGAACCAAAATGGTAACTAGTGATCTCTCCCAGGATGTATTTGCTGCTTTTGATGAAGTACAGTCCACATTTTCAGGATTTGAGTTCGTATAA
- a CDS encoding PhzF family isomerase: MKKFTVYQIDAFTKEKFKGNPAGVIINATGLDDTQMLAIARELNNSETAFIFPSDGKDNDGVIRYFTPTVEVPICGHATIAAMYAKAISENLNSCVLRMKTKVGVLPFTIYKKDDDYKIEMTQGSISFEPPFSIEIQHQIIAALGLKSADIDEKCPIQIASTGHSKVMIGIKNNKTLNALKPNNSKLSELSKIIGCNGYYVFTFDSTDKDCLIDGRMFAPAIGINEDPVTGNANGPLGAYLIHHELVTYNGKEFTFKIKQGEKMKRTGYMNVHVTCAHNRPKQVQITGNAIVVFKTTITI; encoded by the coding sequence ATGAAAAAATTTACCGTATATCAAATAGATGCTTTCACCAAAGAAAAATTTAAAGGAAACCCTGCAGGAGTTATAATTAACGCAACAGGATTAGATGATACTCAAATGCTGGCTATCGCACGAGAATTAAATAACTCTGAAACAGCATTTATCTTCCCCTCTGATGGCAAAGACAATGATGGTGTTATACGATATTTTACACCTACAGTAGAGGTTCCTATTTGTGGTCACGCAACTATTGCTGCTATGTATGCCAAAGCCATATCCGAAAATCTGAATTCTTGTGTATTAAGGATGAAAACCAAAGTAGGGGTTTTACCATTTACTATCTATAAAAAAGATGATGATTATAAAATAGAAATGACACAAGGCTCTATCAGTTTTGAGCCACCTTTTAGTATAGAAATTCAACATCAAATTATAGCTGCACTTGGGCTAAAAAGTGCTGATATAGATGAAAAATGTCCTATTCAAATTGCTTCTACAGGACATTCTAAAGTAATGATAGGCATCAAAAATAATAAAACACTTAATGCTCTTAAACCCAATAATAGCAAGCTTAGTGAACTCAGCAAAATAATTGGATGTAATGGGTATTATGTTTTTACGTTTGATTCTACTGATAAGGATTGTTTGATCGATGGGCGCATGTTTGCTCCTGCTATAGGTATAAATGAAGACCCCGTTACTGGGAATGCTAATGGTCCTTTAGGTGCTTATTTAATTCATCATGAATTGGTTACATATAACGGTAAAGAATTTACGTTTAAAATCAAACAAGGTGAAAAAATGAAGCGCACAGGCTATATGAATGTTCATGTGACCTGTGCACATAATCGACCAAAACAAGTACAAATTACAGGCAATGCAATAGTTGTATTTAAAACCACAATAACTATATGA
- a CDS encoding helix-turn-helix domain-containing protein gives MWLRCYKITLLFLISCIGYGQSYKVPDSLRKKTYEELEIDFNNNIEINSSKTGLFAEAYISKSKKENNIFEIANGYYLFCRLNDDNPKITLQYADSIIAITKDSSYKKYPTRGYLYKGFSLKSQGKYNKALEAYLTGLHYAKSKDDLINFIAIKHNIAILKDVLGNYDEALKEYRENLTFIKMQDTIFKYRPHHIATIFRMSYTFNNLEMLDSAHFYVKKGIDLSLSGKKKYYYPALLISVSVNSYKRGKYSVAIDSLKKAIKLIDRKTVAYTYLGKSLLKLKKQDEALLYLKKVDSITHTFNYSPETRDAFTILIDHYKTIKDKNNQLRLLKKLITLDSVTDKKYNRLSINLVKNYDTAKLIKERDNIIATLEKENTKISSQNIIISIFLAVSMLGFGYYYHRQRLYKKRFLKLLDTTTNPDQKKEPSNDVSASPSINKETINHLLDRLQQFEEKQGYLKSNLNAKDLAKSFGSNSSYLSKVVNTFKEKSFSSYVNDLRINYVIDKLREDSIFRKYTVKAIAQEIGFNNAEAFSKAFYKKTGIYPSYFIKELEKQQSI, from the coding sequence ATGTGGCTAAGATGTTATAAAATTACTTTGCTTTTTTTGATTTCTTGTATAGGATATGGGCAATCATATAAAGTGCCGGATTCCTTGAGAAAGAAAACATATGAGGAATTAGAAATTGACTTTAACAACAATATTGAAATAAACTCTTCCAAAACAGGTTTATTTGCTGAAGCATATATATCAAAAAGTAAAAAAGAGAACAACATTTTTGAAATTGCTAATGGGTATTATCTTTTTTGTAGACTTAATGACGATAATCCTAAAATTACTTTACAATATGCAGACTCAATTATTGCAATAACCAAAGATAGTTCTTACAAAAAGTATCCTACAAGAGGGTATCTCTATAAAGGGTTCTCATTAAAGTCCCAAGGAAAATACAATAAAGCATTAGAAGCCTATTTAACTGGTCTTCATTATGCAAAATCAAAGGATGATTTAATAAATTTTATTGCTATAAAACATAATATAGCGATATTAAAAGATGTGTTGGGTAATTATGATGAAGCCTTAAAAGAATATAGAGAAAATTTAACATTTATAAAAATGCAGGATACTATATTCAAATATAGGCCTCACCATATTGCCACTATTTTCAGAATGTCATATACTTTTAATAACCTTGAAATGCTTGATTCTGCACATTTTTATGTAAAAAAAGGAATTGACCTTTCTTTATCTGGAAAAAAGAAATATTATTATCCCGCTTTATTGATTAGTGTTAGTGTAAATAGTTATAAAAGAGGGAAATATAGTGTAGCTATTGATAGTCTGAAGAAAGCTATTAAGTTAATAGATAGAAAAACAGTTGCATATACGTATCTAGGGAAAAGTTTATTGAAACTAAAAAAACAAGATGAAGCTTTACTGTATTTAAAAAAAGTGGATTCTATAACTCATACCTTCAATTATTCACCTGAAACACGAGATGCTTTTACTATATTGATTGATCATTATAAAACTATTAAGGATAAAAATAATCAACTTAGGTTATTGAAAAAATTAATAACATTGGATAGTGTTACAGATAAAAAATACAATAGGTTAAGTATTAATTTAGTAAAAAACTATGATACAGCTAAGTTAATTAAAGAACGTGACAATATCATCGCTACCCTAGAAAAAGAAAACACCAAAATCTCATCCCAAAACATCATCATATCGATATTTTTGGCAGTAAGCATGTTGGGTTTTGGATATTATTATCACCGGCAACGTTTGTATAAAAAACGCTTCTTAAAACTACTCGATACAACTACTAATCCTGATCAAAAAAAAGAGCCTTCTAATGATGTATCAGCGTCACCATCCATTAATAAAGAAACAATAAACCATCTGCTAGATCGACTACAACAATTCGAAGAAAAGCAAGGCTATCTAAAATCAAATCTTAATGCCAAAGATCTTGCAAAAAGTTTTGGATCTAATTCTAGTTACCTTTCTAAAGTGGTCAATACCTTTAAAGAAAAAAGTTTTAGTAGTTATGTCAATGATCTGCGTATCAATTATGTAATTGATAAACTACGTGAAGATTCTATTTTTAGAAAATATACCGTAAAAGCTATCGCACAAGAAATTGGTTTTAATAATGCCGAAGCCTTTTCTAAGGCATTCTATAAAAAAACAGGAATCTATCCTTCATATTTTATAAAAGAACTAGAGAAACAGCAGTCGATATAA
- a CDS encoding PhzF family phenazine biosynthesis protein codes for MKTTKIQKIAAFSYNNTGGNPAGVVITDKMPKEEEMFSIAKEVGFSETAFLHPKDNGWRIRYFSPEIEVDFCGHATIATGAGLGQSHGEGTYKLFLNNGEISVAVKKTTGNDFKVTLQSPETWSKPAPQTVIDDVLDLFNLPVSALHADFPIRYAFAGAKHLILVVNDRKTIADMKYKFEKTKTLMLKESLVTISLLWLDDNNVFHSRNAFASGGVYEDPATGAAAAALAGYLRDINWKGNNKFEIIQGEDMGSPSRLIVEYTPTIGSSIKISGSTRDI; via the coding sequence ATGAAAACAACAAAAATTCAAAAAATAGCAGCTTTCTCTTATAACAATACAGGAGGAAATCCTGCAGGTGTTGTAATAACAGATAAAATGCCGAAAGAAGAAGAAATGTTTAGCATTGCTAAAGAAGTGGGATTCTCTGAAACTGCTTTTTTACACCCTAAAGATAACGGATGGCGTATTCGGTATTTTTCTCCTGAAATAGAAGTCGATTTTTGTGGTCATGCTACCATTGCCACAGGAGCAGGCCTGGGACAAAGCCATGGAGAAGGAACATACAAGCTGTTTTTAAACAACGGAGAAATTAGTGTTGCCGTTAAAAAAACCACGGGAAATGATTTTAAAGTAACATTACAATCACCAGAAACTTGGTCAAAACCTGCGCCGCAAACTGTTATAGATGATGTTCTTGATTTATTTAACCTTCCTGTTTCGGCACTTCATGCAGATTTTCCGATTCGATATGCTTTTGCAGGAGCCAAACACCTTATTCTTGTAGTAAATGATCGAAAAACGATAGCCGATATGAAGTATAAATTCGAAAAAACCAAAACTCTTATGCTTAAAGAAAGCCTGGTCACTATAAGCTTATTGTGGTTAGATGACAATAATGTATTTCATTCCAGAAACGCATTTGCCTCAGGAGGAGTATATGAAGATCCTGCTACAGGAGCTGCTGCTGCGGCTTTAGCTGGTTATTTACGTGATATAAATTGGAAAGGAAATAATAAATTCGAAATCATCCAGGGAGAAGATATGGGATCTCCATCACGACTAATAGTAGAATACACTCCTACAATAGGATCTAGCATAAAAATATCAGGAAGTACACGGGATATTTAG